Part of the Eubacterium sp. 1001713B170207_170306_E7 genome, AGAGCACGCTGGCCTTTATGCAGGAAGCCGAACGGCTTCTGGGAGATCTGGACATTCTGGTCAACAACGCTGGTATCTGGCTCCAGGGCTGGTGCCATGAAATCCCGCTTGAGGACTGGCAACGCTCGCTGGATGTTAACCTGACAGGGCCGTTTTTAACCTCTCAGTATTTTGCCAAATCCAATCTGGCGAAGGGGCGTCCAGGTAGGATCATCAACATCAATTCCCAGGCAGCCTTTAATGGCTCCACCACAGGTCATGCCCACTACGCGGCCAGCAAGGCTGGCATGGTCGCTCTGACCATCTCCATGGCCAGAGAGCTCTCCCCCAAGGGGATCACCATCAACGGAATTGCCCTGGGCATCGTGGCCACCGACATGACCAAAGCGTCCCGCGAGAACAAGCCAGGCTACTACGAAAGCCGTATCCCTCTGGGCCGTGTGGCCGAGCCCGAGGACATCGCCGGGATTGTGGTGTTCATGGCCTCCGAGCCGGCAGCCTACCTGACCGGAACCACCATTGACGCCACTGGCGGCATGCTGATGCGGTAAAAAATAGCCAGAGGCCGAAGCCGCTGTGCTATGGCCCAGGCCCAGTTTTAAAAATAGATTCTAAGTGGTTAAACGCGTATTAAAGAGTAAAGTTAAGGAGTATGTAATGAAAAATTATGATGTAATCATTATCGGCGGGGGCATCACCGGTACCGGGATCGCCCATGAGCTGGCAAAGTACGATGTGAAAACAGCCCTGATGGAACGGGGAATGGACGTGGGCATTGGCGCCACCAAGGGAAACGGCGGGGTGGTTCACCCGGGTTACGACCCGCATCCGGGCACCCTGAAGGCCAAGCTGAACCCAGTGGGAGCCAGAATGTACCCGAAGCTCTCTAAGGAGCTGGGCTTTGGTCTACGCCATACCGGCACCCTGGTTGTCGCATACTCTGACGCCGACCTGAAAAAGGTAGATGAGCTTTTAGATAACGCCAAGGTTAATGGTGTCGATCAGGTTGAAAAAATCAACAGCGAACAGCTCAGAAACCGCGAGCCGTTCATGAACCCGGCGGCAGTGGGGGCGCTTCTGGCCCACACCACCACCATGATTGATCCTTTCGAGGTCGCCATCGCCTTTGCCGACAACGCTAAGGATAACGGCACTGATATTTTAACAAACCACGAAGTTCAGGGCATTACCAGGGACGAGAATGGCCTCTTTACTGTGCGCACCTCAGCTGGGGACTACAGAACCCGCTATGTGGTCGACGCCGCCGGTGTACACGCCGATGATGTGGCCGCCCTGGCAGGCATTCACGAATACCGCGTGCAGGGCCGCCACGGCAATATCTGTGTGCTGGACAAAGAACTCTCCACTCCCGTCAGCACGGTTATGTTTCCCTGCCCGAGTCCGGAAACCAAGGGTCTGGCACTGATCCCAACCGTCTCCGGCAACACTCTCATCGGCTCCACAGCCACCATGAAAGAGGACAAGGAGGATGTGACCAACGATGCTGAAGGTATTAACGAATTGATTGCCGGTGCCAGACATCTGGTACCCGATATCGACATCAGCAAAATTATCCGTACTTTTGCCGGCCAGCGCCCTGTAGCTCTGGACAATGGCAACGACTTTTACATCGCAGAGTCTGAAACCGTGCCGGGTTTCATCCATGCGGCGGGTATCCAGTCGCCAGGTGCGGCCTCCTCTCCGGCCATCGCTGAGTATGTCCGCGATCTGCTGGCCAACGCAGGCCTTGAGCTCAAGGACCGCGAGGGCTATAATCCTTACCGCGAGCCGGCACCGGATTTCAGCGAGCTGTCCGCCGAGGATCAGGACGAGCTTATCCGCAAAGACCCGGCCTACGGACGGATTGTATGCCGATGCGAGACCGTGACCGAAGGCGAAATCGTCGCCGCCATTCACGAGGGCGTGGGCGCCAGAACCGTTGAGGCTGTTAAACGCCGGACCAGA contains:
- a CDS encoding SDR family NAD(P)-dependent oxidoreductase encodes the protein MDLKLKGKNAVVTGASRGVGRAIALGLAKEGVNLVICASRMGAAIEEVAKEAESYGVKATALAADLGSSESTLAFMQEAERLLGDLDILVNNAGIWLQGWCHEIPLEDWQRSLDVNLTGPFLTSQYFAKSNLAKGRPGRIININSQAAFNGSTTGHAHYAASKAGMVALTISMARELSPKGITINGIALGIVATDMTKASRENKPGYYESRIPLGRVAEPEDIAGIVVFMASEPAAYLTGTTIDATGGMLMR
- a CDS encoding NAD(P)/FAD-dependent oxidoreductase, yielding MKNYDVIIIGGGITGTGIAHELAKYDVKTALMERGMDVGIGATKGNGGVVHPGYDPHPGTLKAKLNPVGARMYPKLSKELGFGLRHTGTLVVAYSDADLKKVDELLDNAKVNGVDQVEKINSEQLRNREPFMNPAAVGALLAHTTTMIDPFEVAIAFADNAKDNGTDILTNHEVQGITRDENGLFTVRTSAGDYRTRYVVDAAGVHADDVAALAGIHEYRVQGRHGNICVLDKELSTPVSTVMFPCPSPETKGLALIPTVSGNTLIGSTATMKEDKEDVTNDAEGINELIAGARHLVPDIDISKIIRTFAGQRPVALDNGNDFYIAESETVPGFIHAAGIQSPGAASSPAIAEYVRDLLANAGLELKDREGYNPYREPAPDFSELSAEDQDELIRKDPAYGRIVCRCETVTEGEIVAAIHEGVGARTVEAVKRRTRAGMGRCQSGFCQYRVMQILARELGIPEEEVHFEEKASQVLFGKLKG